The genomic window GCCATAAGCTTGGCACCCCTGTTGAGCAGGACGTATGCGTGTTCCGTGAAGAAGACGGGCGCTTCAACGTCGGCATTGGTGCCACACGCAGCGATCGCTTTCTCATGATCGAGGTGGCCTCCAAGATCACCTCCGAGGTGTGGGTGCTGGAGCAAACCAACCCCGAAGGCGAATTCGAGTGTGTGATTCCGCGTGAAAAGGGCAAGGAATACGACCTTGACCACGCCATCGTGGAAGGCGAGGACTTGTGGATTGTCACCCACAACTTCTCCGGCCCGAACTTCGAGGTGGCCTGGGCGCCGCTGGATCGCCCAACCGAGATGACCACCCTGATCCCGCACCGCGATGACGTACGCATCGAAGGCGTGGATACCTACCTTGGTCAAATCGTAGTGGGCTACCGCGCAGGTGCCATCGGGCGCGTTGCGGTGATGAAGCTCGATCCTGGCTTTAGCACCTTCGAGGAGCTCGAATTTGAAGAGGAGCTCTACTCTGTGGGCTCTTCAGGCAATCCTGAGTGGGACGCACCGGTGTTGCGCATGAGCTATGGCTCTTTCACCGTGCCGGGTGAAGTCTTTGACTACGAGGTAGCCACCGGCAAACGCACCGTGCTCAAAGAGCGCGAGGTGTACCACTACAACGCCGATGATTATGTAGCCACTCGCCTGTGGGCGCAGGCTGAAGACGGCATCCGCATCCCGATCTCCCTGGTGCGCCGCAAGGACCTGGATATAAGCAAACCCAACCCCACCTTGCTCTATGGCTATGGCTCCTATGAGATGTCCATTGATCCGGGCTTTTCTGTGGCGCGCCTATCGCTGATGGATCGCGGCATGATCTTCGCCGTGGCCCATGTTCGCGGCGGTGGCGAGATGGGCCGTGGCTGGTACGACACGGGCAAGACCGTGACCAAGAAGAACACCTTTACCGATTTCATCGCCGTTGCAGATCACCTGATCAAACGCGGTGTGACCACACCAGAGCAGCTTGTGGCCGAGGGTGGCTCCGCTGGGGGCATGCTGGTGGGGGCTGTGGCCAACCTTGCTGGGGATCGCTTCAAGGCCATCGAGGCCGTGGTGCCCTTCGTGGATCCGCTGACCTCCATGCTCATGCCCGAGCTTCCACTGACCATCACTGAATGGGATGAGTGGGGCGACCCGCTGCACGAGCAGGAGGTATATGAGTACATGGCCTCCTACGCTCCCTATGAGAACGTTGAGGCCAAGGATTACCCCAATATCTTGGCAGTAACCTCGCTGAACGATACGCGCGTGCTCTACGTGGAGCCGGCTAAGTGGATTGCCAAACTGCGCGCCACCGCCACTGGTGGGCAGTTCCTGCTCAAAACGGAGATGGTGGCAGGTCATGGTGGTGTGTCTGGCCGCTATGAAAAGTGGCACCAAACCGCATTCGAGTACGCATGGCTTGCCAATCAGGCTGCGGGCGTGCGCGAATAAAGGCAAAGTAGGGGATATGAATTTCTTTGATATCCCCATCACCTATGCCGATGGCCGTGACTCCACCATGGCCGACTTCCAAGGCCACTGCCTGCTCATTGTCAATACCGCCTCGAAGTGCGGCTACACGGAGCAGTTGGAAACCTTAGAAGAACTCTTCCAGGACTATATGCAGCGCGGGCTGTTTGTTATCGGCGTGCCAAGCGATGATTTCCAAGAAGAGCCTTTGAGCAATAAGCAGATTGCTAAGGAATACGCCAAGTACGGCGTGAGCTTCCCGCTGCTGGCCAAAGGCTCTTTGGATACCGCGCTGTATAGCTACCTCATTGGGGACGGGCCGGGAATCGAGTGGAACTTTGAAAAGTTCGTGGTCTCACCCGAGGGCAAGGTGGTTGGGCGTTTTGCCCCCAGCCTGGAGCCGGATGAGATGAAGATAATCGAGGCGCTGGAAAAATATCTTCCGGTGTAAATAACAAACTGGGCAGTCTTTCGACTGCCCAGTTTGCGTAACCCTCTATCTCAAAAGGAAGATGCCTCACACCAGCTCTCGCTTGCTCACCTTCACCTCGGGCTTGGCCCCTCAACCAAGTCATTCCCGTGGTGCCCTCATGGTGGGCAACTGTGAAAATTACAATGTCCCTCAACGCGCAATTTTCTTCGAGCTGGTTTTCCGGCGCTAGCGGTCTGATTGCTCGTTCCTGCTAGCCGGATGAAGCGGCGAAGCTATCAAACAACCCTCTCCTTCCATCTTGACTTCCCTTGTATCGAGTCGATCGTTGCTGACCGGCTGATGAACCCAAGTGTGGCACGCGGGTGTGTGCCCAGCAAGGGGCCTGTTTAGCTCTCTGACCTGCACAAATGTGGCACCTTGAGAAATCCTGAGAATGATTGAAACTCTCTGATTTTCCTTCTGAGCAGCAGAAATGACCATGAGCTGGGGTATATGTTCGGGGGTTGAATGCAAAGTTTAAAGCTAGCTGGCAGTTTGTATGCACTTCCCGCAAAACAGTAAAAGTCCTGCTCAGCGAGGCGTGGAAGCGGGTGGGGGTAGCGGTGGGTTGAGTCTTGGCTACTTGTAGAGCGACACAGGTAACGTGAGGGGCGATACGTCCCCTTGGGGCGATCGCCGTCAAACACCGACACTCACCATCCTTAATTAGGGAGCTTTATCAACGTGGCCCGTGTAGTTGTGAATGTGATGCCCAAGACGGAAATCCTGGACCCCCAGGGTCAGGCCGTCGTCCGAGCCCTTGGACGCATTGGCGTTGAGGGGGTGGCCGATGTGCGTCAGGGCAAACGCTTCGAAATTGAAGTGAATGACTCCGTTACCCGCGAAGACATTGAAAAAATGGCGGAAACCCTGCTTGCCAACACCGTGATTGAGAACTTCGACGTGGTTTTTGAGGCGGCGGAATGAGCGCCAGAATCGGAGTCATTACCTTTCCAGGCACGCTTGACGACGTCGACGCTGCCCGCGCCGCACGACTCGCAGGCGCCGAGGCGGTATCGCTGTGGCACGCCGACGAAGATCTAAAAAACGTGGATGCCGTGGTAGTTCCTGGCGGATTTTCCTATGGTGACTACCTTCGCACCGGCGCCATCTCTGCACTCGCGCCCGTGATGCGCGCGGTCGTCAATGCAGCGCACAAAGGCATGCCGGTGCTCGGCATCTGCAATGGCTTCCAGATCCTCACCGAGGCGCACCTCCTACCCGGTGCGCTCACCCGCAACCAGGGCTTGCACTTCCACTGCGTAGACACGCATCTGGTGGTGGAAAACAACAGCACCGCGTGGACCAGCGCCTGCGAACACGGCGAGAAAATCTTTGTGCCCGCCAAGCACGGCGAGGGGCGCTTCCAGGCGGATGCGCGGACCGTCGAAAAGCTAGAAGGCGAAGGCCAAGTCGTGTTCCGCTATACCGACAACTTCAACGGCTCAATCAATGGCATCGCCGGCATCACCAATGACACCGGCCGCGTGGTGGGGCTCATGCCGCACCCGGAACATGCGGTGGAAACGCTTACGGGGCCTTCCGTTGATGGCCTGAAACTGTTTGTCTCTGCAATCGGCTCGATCGCGGCATAGGGGAAACGTTATGACTCACACTTTCAACGACACCGTCGAGGCAGCCCAACAGCAGCCTGACCTGGAACAGCCCTTTGCATCGCTGGGCCTCAAAGACGACGAATATGCGCGCATCAAGGAAATTTTGGGGCGCAGGCCAACCGACGCCGAGCTCGCCATGTACTCGGTGATGTGGTCCGAGCACTGCTCATATAAGTCCTCTAAGGTGCACCTGCGCTACTTCGGTGAAACCACCACCGAGGAGATGGGGTCGAAGATCCTCGCGGGCATCGGCGAAAACGCCGGCGTGGTAGATATCGGCGATGGCAACGCGGTGACTTTCCGCGTGGAATCCCACAACCACCCCTCCTTTGTGGAACCCCACCAAGGTGCAGCCACCGGCATCGGCGGCATCGTGCGCGACATCATGGCCATGGGCGCACGCCCCATCGCGGTGATGGACCAACTGCGTTTCGGTCCTGCCGATGCCCCCGATACCTCCCGCGTACTACCCGGTGTGGTGGATGGCATTTCCCACTACGGCAACTGCCTGGGTCTGCCCAATATCGGCGGCGAAACCGTCTTCGATGCTTCTTACGCAGGCAACCCTCTAGTCAACGCACTGTGCGTGGGCACGCTCAAAGTGGAAGACCTCAAACTCGCCTTCGCCTCTGGCCTTGGCAATAAGGTCATGCTCTTTGGTTCGCGCACCGGACTCGATGGCATCGGTGGCGTTTCCGTTCTAGCCTCCGACAGCTTTGAAGACGGCGCCGAGCGCAAACTGCCCGCAGTGCAGGTGGGCGACCCCTTCGCGGAAAAGGTGCTCATCGAATGCTGCCTTGAACTGTACAAAGCCGGCGTTGTGGTTGGTATTCAAGACCTCGGCGGCGCGGGCCTTGCCTGTGCCACCTCCGAACTTGCG from Corynebacterium gerontici includes these protein-coding regions:
- a CDS encoding S9 family peptidase, producing MGRMLNPPIAPIHPKTRTHHGFEFVDNYEWLRDKESDETIQYLEAENAYTEQETEHLATLRKNIFEEIKKHTKETDMSVPQRKGAYWYYSRSVEGKSYGLSCRVPAELGTWVPPVIDESTPPADEQVLLDLNELAQGHEFFSLGAASISDSGKLLAYSTDTSGDERFTIRIKNLDSGELLVDEIPDAFYGATWAGEDYLFYQRVDEAWRPDSVWRHKLGTPVEQDVCVFREEDGRFNVGIGATRSDRFLMIEVASKITSEVWVLEQTNPEGEFECVIPREKGKEYDLDHAIVEGEDLWIVTHNFSGPNFEVAWAPLDRPTEMTTLIPHRDDVRIEGVDTYLGQIVVGYRAGAIGRVAVMKLDPGFSTFEELEFEEELYSVGSSGNPEWDAPVLRMSYGSFTVPGEVFDYEVATGKRTVLKEREVYHYNADDYVATRLWAQAEDGIRIPISLVRRKDLDISKPNPTLLYGYGSYEMSIDPGFSVARLSLMDRGMIFAVAHVRGGGEMGRGWYDTGKTVTKKNTFTDFIAVADHLIKRGVTTPEQLVAEGGSAGGMLVGAVANLAGDRFKAIEAVVPFVDPLTSMLMPELPLTITEWDEWGDPLHEQEVYEYMASYAPYENVEAKDYPNILAVTSLNDTRVLYVEPAKWIAKLRATATGGQFLLKTEMVAGHGGVSGRYEKWHQTAFEYAWLANQAAGVRE
- the purQ gene encoding phosphoribosylformylglycinamidine synthase subunit PurQ; translated protein: MSARIGVITFPGTLDDVDAARAARLAGAEAVSLWHADEDLKNVDAVVVPGGFSYGDYLRTGAISALAPVMRAVVNAAHKGMPVLGICNGFQILTEAHLLPGALTRNQGLHFHCVDTHLVVENNSTAWTSACEHGEKIFVPAKHGEGRFQADARTVEKLEGEGQVVFRYTDNFNGSINGIAGITNDTGRVVGLMPHPEHAVETLTGPSVDGLKLFVSAIGSIAA
- a CDS encoding glutathione peroxidase is translated as MNFFDIPITYADGRDSTMADFQGHCLLIVNTASKCGYTEQLETLEELFQDYMQRGLFVIGVPSDDFQEEPLSNKQIAKEYAKYGVSFPLLAKGSLDTALYSYLIGDGPGIEWNFEKFVVSPEGKVVGRFAPSLEPDEMKIIEALEKYLPV
- the purS gene encoding phosphoribosylformylglycinamidine synthase subunit PurS — its product is MARVVVNVMPKTEILDPQGQAVVRALGRIGVEGVADVRQGKRFEIEVNDSVTREDIEKMAETLLANTVIENFDVVFEAAE